Proteins encoded within one genomic window of Armatimonadota bacterium:
- a CDS encoding ThuA domain-containing protein has product MPQRILVICGDQYHASHEVMLGLENAGKAEFHFQQADNASLLAGDQIFQAVVLAKLNVTSAEDSSPWADQASQDLIHSHVTAGRGLLVIHAGTVGYQPAPIIRELTGGSFQQHPEACDVELVPTAHPLAAGVVPYTVHDEHYFVEIDSDVDLFLSSRSAHGSQPAGWIKEFGNARICTLTPGHGPSVWANDSFQLLIRNALSWVTHA; this is encoded by the coding sequence ATGCCTCAACGTATCCTCGTGATCTGCGGTGACCAGTACCATGCATCCCACGAAGTTATGTTGGGGCTGGAGAATGCTGGCAAAGCGGAATTCCACTTTCAGCAAGCCGATAACGCATCGTTGTTAGCGGGTGACCAAATTTTCCAAGCGGTCGTGCTCGCGAAGTTGAACGTCACGTCGGCGGAAGATTCCTCGCCATGGGCCGATCAGGCTTCGCAGGACTTGATTCATTCACATGTGACCGCAGGTCGAGGATTGTTGGTAATTCATGCGGGGACCGTCGGTTATCAGCCGGCCCCAATCATCCGGGAGCTCACTGGCGGCTCTTTTCAGCAGCATCCCGAAGCATGCGACGTCGAACTTGTCCCGACCGCCCATCCTCTCGCTGCCGGAGTCGTTCCCTATACCGTTCACGACGAACACTACTTCGTTGAGATCGACAGCGACGTAGATTTATTCCTGAGTTCTCGGTCGGCTCATGGCAGCCAGCCAGCCGGGTGGATAAAGGAGTTTGGAAATGCACGGATCTGCACTTTGACTCCGGGACATGGACCGTCCGTCTGGGCAAACGACTCATTTCAGCTCCTTATTCGGAACGCGCTCAGCTGGGTGACCCATGCCTAG